A genomic region of Zea mays cultivar B73 chromosome 6, Zm-B73-REFERENCE-NAM-5.0, whole genome shotgun sequence contains the following coding sequences:
- the LOC100272853 gene encoding uncharacterized protein LOC100272853 isoform 2 (isoform 2 is encoded by transcript variant 2): MSSLLCISRRNNKKDSDGDGEYGGEQIIISTGGAAMRKGPWTDEEDEQLVRFVRLFGERRWDFLAKVSGLRGGGCVDRSASMQLRMHEEGRSASIEQLAVFLTVCFFFFLLIFVAYLRAALVDTDGDVRAGLRRTGKSCRLRWVNYLHPGLRRGRITADEERRIVELHAQWGSRWSRIARSLPGRTDNEIKNFWRTRTRKKALEERRAAAAATSTAAESASSVMTVSSSSECRRPPVSSSSSSSSLRRDEARRSGDETEEASTPTAAPATKHDEEPQPQPQECYDFPMDQLWNEIAAADAAAMSYLVVDACWGGAAVGGHCYYYGAAAASAASPPPPASPPWEYCGSDFSLWRIDDQEYYKKMLDSSS, from the coding sequence ATGTCGTCCTTGCTATGTATTAGCCGCAGGAACAACAAGAAGGACAGCGATGGCGATGGAGAGTACGGTGGCGAGCAGATCATCATCAGCACGGGCGGCGCGGCCATGAGGAAGGGCCCGTGGACGGACGAGGAGGACGAGCAGCTGGTACGGTTCGTGCGCCTGTTCGGCGAACGCCGATGGGATTTCTTAGCAAAGGTGTCAGGTTTGCGCGGTGGCGGGTGCGTCGACCGATCCGCCTCCATGCAACTCCGCATGCACGAGGAGGGTCGGTCGGCCTCGATCGAGCAGCTAGCAGTGTTCTTAACCGtttgcttcttcttcttcctcctcatctttgtCGCGTATCTGCGTGCGGCTCTTGTGGATACGGACGGCGACGTGCGTGCAGGTCTGAGGCGCACCGGCAAGAGCTGCCGCCTCCGGTGGGTGAACTACCTCCACCCGGGGCTCCGGCGCGGCCGCATCACGGCCGATGAGGAGCGCCGCATCGTGGAGCTCCACGCGCAGTGGGGCAGCCGGTGGTCGCGCATCGCCAGGAGCCTGCCCGGGCGCACCGACAACGAGATCAAGAACTTCTGGAGGACGCGGACCAGGAAGAAGGCGCTCGAGGAGAGGAGGGCTGCCGCAGCAGCAACGTCGACGGCGGCGGAGTCGGCGTCCTCGGTGATGACGGTGTCGTCGTCGTCCGAGTGCCGCCGCCCGCCcgtatcgtcgtcgtcgtcgtcgtcttcgctACGGCGGGACGAAGCGCGGCGCAGCGGCGACGAGACCGAGGAGGCGTCCACGCCCACCGCGGCGCCGGCGACCAAGCACGATGAGGAACCCCAGCCGCAGCCGCAGGAGTGCTACGACTTCCCCATGGACCAGCTGTGGAACGAGATCGCGGCAGCCGATGCGGCGGCGATGAGCTACCTTGTCGTGGACGCCTGCTGGGGCGGAGCTGCTGTTGGTGGTCACTGTTATTACTACGGCGCCGCCGCAGCCTCAGccgcctcgccgccgccgccggcctcgCCGCCGTGGGAGTACTGCGGCTCCGATTTTTCGCTGTGGAGGATCGACGACCAAGAGTACTACAAGAAGATGCTCGACTCCTCCTCCTGA
- the LOC100272853 gene encoding uncharacterized protein LOC100272853 isoform 1 (isoform 1 is encoded by transcript variant 1): MTVSSSSECRRPPVSSSSSSSSLRRDEARRSGDETEEASTPTAAPATKHDEEPQPQPQECYDFPMDQLWNEIAAADAAAMSYLVVDACWGGAAVGGHCYYYGAAAASAASPPPPASPPWEYCGSDFSLWRIDDQEYYKKMLDSSS; the protein is encoded by the coding sequence ATGACGGTGTCGTCGTCGTCCGAGTGCCGCCGCCCGCCcgtatcgtcgtcgtcgtcgtcgtcttcgctACGGCGGGACGAAGCGCGGCGCAGCGGCGACGAGACCGAGGAGGCGTCCACGCCCACCGCGGCGCCGGCGACCAAGCACGATGAGGAACCCCAGCCGCAGCCGCAGGAGTGCTACGACTTCCCCATGGACCAGCTGTGGAACGAGATCGCGGCAGCCGATGCGGCGGCGATGAGCTACCTTGTCGTGGACGCCTGCTGGGGCGGAGCTGCTGTTGGTGGTCACTGTTATTACTACGGCGCCGCCGCAGCCTCAGccgcctcgccgccgccgccggcctcgCCGCCGTGGGAGTACTGCGGCTCCGATTTTTCGCTGTGGAGGATCGACGACCAAGAGTACTACAAGAAGATGCTCGACTCCTCCTCCTGA